A portion of the Cryptomeria japonica chromosome 5, Sugi_1.0, whole genome shotgun sequence genome contains these proteins:
- the LOC131062921 gene encoding alpha-L-fucosidase 1-like, producing MARVLLWVVCVSVCYHVEVGLCSLNVPPPLPVLPVPSSSQVKWQQREMIMFIHFGINTFTNSERGTGKENPELFNPNGLDAIQWATVAKEAGFSLLILTAKHHDGFCLWPSAYTNQSVKSSLWKDGKGDVVKDLSEAVRAQGLDLGLYLSPWDRFEPFYGNELQYNEFYLGQLQELLTKYGAISEVWIDKFKKDNITMTYLFSKWVAIIKELQIHANVVSNAGPDVRWVGNENGTAGLTSWSTINGSSYPFDQGSKGYLNSGDPYGTDWIPPECDVSIRKGWFWHSDQKPKSLSQLLDIYYTSVGRNCVLLLNIPPNTTGLLSEEDAERVIEFSKAIKTIFSKDLAASASVTASSVRGETFSPSNVLNNDLWTYWAPKDFRSSKKSHWIELKVEEVVEFNVVRIQETIVLGQRVMEYGVYVSGVDEKKMMLVSNGTTIGYKKLHRLENPVKAIRVLLVIWKYKGNVPIISSFGLHFDPVYNASINKY from the exons ATGGCGAGAGTTCTACTTTGGGTAGTGTGTGTTTCAGTGTGTTATCATGTAGAGGTGGGTTTGTGTAGTTTGAACGTTCCACCTCCTCTGCCAGTTTTGCCAGTGCCAAGTTCCAGTCAGGTGAAATGGCAGCAGAGAGAAATGATCATGTTTATTCACTTTGGTATTAATACATTCACCAATAGTGAACGGGGAACGGGGAAAGAGAATCCTGAGTTGTTCAATCCCAATGGGCTTGATGCAATTCAATGGGCTACAGTGGCCAAGGAGGCCGGGTTTTCTCTCCTTATTTTGACTGCCAAACACCATGATGGGTTTTGTCTCTGGCCTTCTGCGTATACAAATCAATCAGTGAAAAGCAGCCTGTGGAAAGATGGAAAAGGAGATGTTGTGAAAGATCTATCAGAGGCTGTCAGGGCCCAAGGCCTGGATTTAGGTCTGTATTTGTCTCCCTGGGATCGTTTTGAGCCTTTCTATGGGAATGAGCTGCAGTACAATGAATTCTATTTGGGGCAGCTGCAGGAGCTCCTCACCAA GTATGGCGCCATATCGGAGGTATGGATTGACAAATTCAAAAAAGATAACATAACAATGACATACTTGTTCTCCAAGTGGGTTGCCATTATTAAAGAGTTACAGATACATGCAAACGTGGTCTCAAACGCAGGACCAGACGTCAGATGGGTGGGAAACGAAAACGGTACAGCCGGATTAACCTCTTGGTCCACCATCAATGGATCTTCCTATCCCTTCGACCAAGGTAGTAAGGG GTATTTGAACAGTGGAGACCCATATGGAACTGATTGGATTCCTCCAGAATGCGATGTATCCATCAGGAAAGGCTGGTTTTGGCACTCAGATCAGAAACCCAAATCACTAAGCCAATTGCTGGACATCTACTACACTTCAGTGGGAAGAAACTGCGTCCTTTTGCTCAACATTCCGCCAAACACAACTGGCCTTCTATCTGAAGAAGACGCAGAAAGAGTAATCGAATTCAGCAAGGCTATAAAAACCATTTTTTCTAAGGATCTGGCTGCTTCAGCTTCTGTCACAGCAAGCAGTGTGAGAGGGGAAACCTTCAGCCCTAGCAATGTATTGAACAATGATCTCTGGACTTATTGGGCGCCCAAGGATTTCAGGAGCAGCAAAAAATCTCATTGGATAGAATTGAAAGTCGAAGAGGTTGTTGAATTTAACGTTGTAAGGATTCAGGAGACCATAGTACTGGGGCAAAGGGTGATGGAATATGGAGTTTATGTATCAGGCGTTGATGAGAAGAAAATGATGCTTGTGAGTAATGGGACTACAATTGGTTACAAGAAGCTTCATAGACTCGAAAACCCTGTGAAAGCTATCAGGGTTTTGCTAGTGATTTGGAAGTACAAAGGGAATGTGCCCATCATTTCTTCTTTTGGCCTGCATTTTGACCCAGTTTACAATGCATCTATCAATAAATATTAG